Genomic window (Desulforapulum autotrophicum HRM2):
TGCAGCCTTTGGGAACATTAAACTTCTGATACCCATGATTTCCTGTGTGGAAGAAATCATTGAGGTGAAAAAGATTATTGACGATGCCGTGTGGGCCCTGGAAGAAGAGGAGAAGATTTTTAACAGTGACATCCCCCTTGGTATTATGATTGAGGTTCCCTCTGCCGTGATCATGGCCGAAGAGCTTGGTCACTATGTTGATTTCTTCAGCATCGGGACCAACGACCTCATTCAGTATTCCATGGCCATTGACCGGAGAAACCGGCAGGTGTCCCACCTGAACCAACCGCTGAATCCGGCCGTAATCCGGCTGATCCGGATGATCATGGATGCTGCACATCGGACGGGGGTGAAGGTGGTCATGTGCGGTGAGATGGCAGGAGACCCTGTCAATCTTCCGGTTCTCATGGGGCTGGGTCTCAAGGAGCTGTCCATGAACCCCGGTTCCATCCCTGTTGTGAAACAGATGATACGCAAGATCAATTCCACGGATACAAAGAACCTTGTGGACGAGATTCTTAAAATGGGGAAGGTTGCCGACATAACAGACCTTGTAAAGACGAGATACAAGGACATTCTTCCCCTTGGGGAGTCAGATGAACACCAATAGGCTGGAGTTTCAGGTAAGATGACATCCGAACATATAAAGATCATAGCGACCAATAAAAAAGCAAGACACGACTACCATCTATCCGACGAGGTGGAGGCAGGCATTGTCTTGACGGGCACCGAGGTCAAGTCCATCCGGGATGGCAGGGTCACCATCAAGGATGCCTACGCAGAGATCAAGAATGGAGAGGTGTTTCTGCGCCAGCTTCACATCAACCCCTACGCCTTTGCATATTATGACAACCACGATCCCTTAAGGTCCAGAAAGCTGCTGCTCCACAACTATGAAATCAAACGGATGATCATAAAGACCAAGGAGCGGGGCTATACCATCATTCCCCTGAAGCTCTATTTTAAAAATGGGAAGGTCAAGGTTCAGATCGCCCTTGCCAAGGGCAAGAAGCTCTATGACAAGCGGGAGAGCATCAAGGAGCGGGAAGTGAACCGGGAGCTTGACCGGGTAAAGAAAAAGTATCAGGATTGATTGGCTGGTCTTGACTTTTCAGGGGTTGTGCTGTATATTCAATTCATTAAATAATTGATCTTTTACA
Coding sequences:
- the smpB gene encoding SsrA-binding protein SmpB, with translation MTSEHIKIIATNKKARHDYHLSDEVEAGIVLTGTEVKSIRDGRVTIKDAYAEIKNGEVFLRQLHINPYAFAYYDNHDPLRSRKLLLHNYEIKRMIIKTKERGYTIIPLKLYFKNGKVKVQIALAKGKKLYDKRESIKEREVNRELDRVKKKYQD